TGGAGAGGCACTAAAGCCGGAGTTTGTTGAGTATCAAAAGCAGGTGGCAAAGAATGCCAATGCCCTTGCAAAGGCGATGATTGCCCAGGGATTTAAGATCGTTTCTGGTGGAACAGACAATCATTTGATGCTTCTTGATTTAACAGGATTAGATGTGACAGGAAAGGAATTACAAAGAAGATGTGATGAAGTCTATATCACATTAAACAAGAATACAATTCCAAATGACCCACAGAGTCCATTTGTGACCAGTGGTGTTCGCATTGGTACACCAGCGATTACATCAAGGGGATTAAAGGAAGAAGATATGCCAAAGATTGCTGAGCTTGTATGGCTTGCCGCAACTGATTTTGAGGCAAAGGCAGATTATATTCGTGAGGAAGTAACAAAGCTTTGCGACAAATATCCAATTTATCAATAGGGGGCATTAGATAATGAAGAAACTGGAAGATTATGTCATTAGCATTCCAGATTTTCCAGAGCCAGGGATTATCTTTCGCGATGTGACCAGTATTTTGCAGGATGCAGAGGGGTTAAAATTGAGCATCGATGGTCTGTGTGATCTTGTAAAAGATATCGATTATGATCTTGTGGTGGGGGCAGAGTCGAGGGGATTTATTTTTGGTGTTCCTGTTGCTTATGCTCAGCACAAGGCCTTTGTTCCCGCAAGGAAAAAGGGAAAATTGCCAAGAGAGACCGTGTCTATGGACTATGACTTAGAGTATGGAAAGGCTACAGTGGAGATACATCGAGATGCCATTTTGCCAGGGCAAAAGGTAGTGATTATTGATGATCTCATTGCAACAGGGGGAACCATTGAGGCCATTGTCAAATTAGTGGAAGAACTTGGTGGCAAAGTAGTAAAGATTTGCTTTGTAATGGAGCTTGCAGGTTTAAGGGGAAGAGACAAGCTAAAGGGCTATGATGTATCCTCTTTGATTACTTACGAAGGAAAATAGAATGTGAGAGCGACTGCCTGTATTATTGTGGCAGTCGTTCATTTTTTATATTGTAGAAATGGAGAAAAATGGACGGAAAAATTCATATTTACACTGGGGATGGAAAGGGAAAAACAACAGCAGCTATGGGGTTAGCTGTTCGTGCAGCTGGCAGTGGAATGAAAGTCTATATTGCACAATTATTAAAAGACGGCTCGTCGAGTGAACTCAATATTTTGAGAACGATTGAAAATATTACTTGCCATTCTTGTAAAAAAAATTTTGGTTTTATTAAGTATATGGATCAGGAAACATTAAAAGAGGCAAAGGAATATTACAGGAAGTATTTTCGAGAAGTGATTGATGGGGCGAAGAGCGTTGATCTTTTGGTTTTAGATGAATTTATGGCAGCTTATCAATATGATATGATTGATCGAGAAGAGGCACTTTACTTTTTAAAAAACAAACCAGAAAATCTAGAAATTGTACTTACGGGAAGAAATGTGCCATCAGAGATTGCCCATTTGGCCGATTATCTTACAGATTGTAAGATGGTCAAGCATCCCTACACTCAGGGGCTTCCAGCAAGAAAGGGCATTGAGCTATGACCATTGACGAGTATAATCAAACGAGGGAAGGAGAGATACTTAGAGCAGGCTATACCACGGGGACATCAGCAACAGCTGC
This region of Lachnospiraceae bacterium oral taxon 096 genomic DNA includes:
- a CDS encoding adenine phosphoribosyltransferase: MKKLEDYVISIPDFPEPGIIFRDVTSILQDAEGLKLSIDGLCDLVKDIDYDLVVGAESRGFIFGVPVAYAQHKAFVPARKKGKLPRETVSMDYDLEYGKATVEIHRDAILPGQKVVIIDDLIATGGTIEAIVKLVEELGGKVVKICFVMELAGLRGRDKLKGYDVSSLITYEGK
- a CDS encoding cob(I)yrinic acid a,c-diamide adenosyltransferase, with translation MDGKIHIYTGDGKGKTTAAMGLAVRAAGSGMKVYIAQLLKDGSSSELNILRTIENITCHSCKKNFGFIKYMDQETLKEAKEYYRKYFREVIDGAKSVDLLVLDEFMAAYQYDMIDREEALYFLKNKPENLEIVLTGRNVPSEIAHLADYLTDCKMVKHPYTQGLPARKGIEL